The Montipora capricornis isolate CH-2021 chromosome 3, ASM3666992v2, whole genome shotgun sequence genome includes the window aatatccagttaTCTTGACCGAAAACGTTTGGTCAATAAATGATTCATTATATGcgataaaacaacaaaacatgagcgggcaagatagctccatcttgcccgctcgggtagccaatcactaCTTGCTGcattcgtcctctcatccacaacacgtaaaaaCGCCACCCCATTCTCTCAGTTTCTTAGAGTAAGGCGCCTCTAGTGACGAGTCCGACTTCAACAGCAAGTgcgaggaaatgtgccagtttttcagaaaacGTGGCTACCCtgactccgctgtcaccacaggcaaacatcgtgcccaagaaatcgatcgagaaaCTGCACTTCAAACGTCACAGAACGaaaaaaccaacagaattccattcaccctcacctaccatccacaaaaccttgcagtcaaaaatgtcattctcaaaaacttcaaaattctccgcaatgatcccgaaactaaacatatatttcctctaccaccacttatttcattcaaacgcgacaaaaacataggtaactttctagttaggagcgcatTCAAGCCTGACAACTAACCGGGAACTTTtaaaatgtacacgcacacgatgcaaaacttgtcctaacgtggttaagatctcaggaccgaatcaatccgttaaaatcactgaccactttacatgcatttccgcaaatgtcatctattacacaacctgcacactatgtaagaagacctacatgggcgaaacagggagaagattggcggaccactttcgcgaacacctaccaGATGTAGAAAAAACGACACatgcatcaaaaccagtttCGCGCTATTTTAATCTTCCCAATCattcccaccacaacatgacaatttgtggcctatccttacaccatgGGAACACAGACAGCCGTaagaatctggaaaaaaatcatctttcaactaggtacactgtatcctcacggaatcaatgaacgcctctcattccattaatttatgTATATTTCATGTTAcgatatttccaccaatggtaAAGCTCTTCCACACCCGGACAATTTCTCTGTTCGCTTTAACGTAGGGCTaaggctcgaaacgtcagctttgcaaatcgttcacggtggtaattcgacctttatcaacacgtttgataaaacctaattttcctgtttcactcttccaccgacgcagcaccacagtttctttaaaaactagaAATTTTGTAAGAAGTTGTAAGGTTAACTTGTTCCATATTCTCTACCCCACACCATCTTTAAGTGAAAGTTCCAGTTTAGAGTCCAGTTTAGGCTCGAGTCATTTTTTCGAGCTAATGTAAAATGTTATTTCCATATGCAGTATGGTTTCTGTGTAACTCCATTACTCATTCGCATTGCTTCATATTCATCTCCGTTGCATCGAAGTATGCGCGCCGCATCGGAACCTTCATTCTTCACTAAATCTGTGACTGTGAAAGCCAAATCTATAGCATCCAAAACGAGGACTGCAGCGACAACACCTATGATCACCCCTGCTTGTTTTGCTATCGCTTTGCCCACAGCTGTTGTTTCCTGTTTTGGTGATGCCGTTTCCTACTTGTTTAGACACAGCTTTGGTACCAACTGTACTAGCTGCTTTCGACCCCACTCGTTTTCCCATCCTTCTGGCGCCTTTGGAAACAAAGTTTGCACCAACTCTATTGGCAGCTTCGCCTCCAATTTTTGCACCAGTGTCAGTACATTTCCTTGCAACGACGTTTACACCGACACTCGATGCTTGTTTAGAAGTGCTTTCAATCAGCCCTCCTTTCGCTGCACCTGTCGCTTTTTCAAGGGCTCGAAAGGCTAACCCTTTAACGCTCTGTAGTGCATTCACAATTGTGGGGAGAGCTTTAGCAAGCACATCAGTGCGAAGCAAGTCCTTAAGAAAAGCTACTACTACTTCCCAGCATTCTAATGGCAAGGCTAGCAAGTAAAACCAGGCGAGCTTGGCTTTTTCCAGTTTTAAGCGCCCTAATACGCTGCTTAACGTTCTCTATTGCATAATTGACATTTAACACGGCTTCGTCTGCTTCGTGGACGACAGATGATTTGATGGACTCTTCGACGGCAGTTGTACCTAAGTTTGCGCATGATCCGGACACTCCCAATGCCCCACCAGCTATCAACAATGGCGTAGCAAGACCGGCGGTCATGATTGTCGCTACACCTCCTGCTATGGTTAGAACGCCGCCAGTGATGTTGGCACCAGTCCCAACAGCAGAAGCTATCTTACAATCCTGCCAAACCTTGTCAAGAAAATCAGCAGCAGTTCGGAGCTTTTTCACAGTATTTTCTATTCTGACGTTCATTTGATGGACATTATCTGCAACATCTTGAATCTCCCCAACTAACTGCTGCATTTCCTCCTGGTTCAAGCCATCCCACATTGCCATATTTGCGTTGGTCGGCCCCTCTTGCCCTACAATGTTGCACACAAAAAAATACTCCAAGTAATAGGCAAcgttcgaaaataccataattatactctttgtttgtccctccacattttgcataagcagAGTTTTCGTTTTATctcgggaccattgtaagtcccaagagaaactggaaacaatgcttatgcaaaatttgtagggacaaacaaagagtattatggtattttcgaaaatggcccattAGAATGCCCGTGTGTAGTGGCCAATTTATTACATACTGTAATCTCTAGCATTAAAGCAGGGAGCTTCAAAGTATGACTTGTATGATGATATATAGAGGAAAAGTCGTGAAACTCTTAACTGAAACTCTACGGAGTCGTCTCAAATCGACCTAAAAATCACCTAGGATGGACAAAGACCGACAAAGGATTTTAGGTAAGTAAATTTTATTCGAAAATCAAAATTTTACACACAAAAAGGCAACGATTtctcccatacaaatccttgggCGCGAATCCATTTGCACAAAAATTCccgttaagcctggttttcactagcgacgcaagcacaagcagaaagcataagagcgcttatttcaccgtgaaaacggggttgacgcaaggaTAAGGatcaaactttttccttttccttgtgcttgcgcatATGcctgcgttcgcttgcgtcgtctgaaaacgaaacgcagcaaaggcacaagaaaatttgttgcgtctggccaattaaagcactcgttatAGATTCCTTGCGTCtaaacatttgaacaaaatggcggttgctgtggttgattttgatgcttattgATGTCGACGTTCgctttcactagcataagctgctcatgtttgtgcttgcgtcgctggtgaaaaccaggcttttcTGCAGAGGTTAAGAAACGGGGAGAAATTTTGTGTGGCAGGAGAATTAACCTTTGAAAATCTTAATCTGCTGCCAGTCACGGAGAGTTTTCGGTCTCTGTTTCATAACATCAGATCTGTGCTGTAGGTCGTCCAGCGAACCGATTCAGATTAATTTTTAAAACCCACATAAAACGAATAGTTGACGAGAAGCAAAAAGCCATTCAATTGAATTATCTTACAGTCTTATTTGCAGTCACCAAAAGAACATTCCAGGCGACTGTTCGTATTTTCAAGCTATGGATGAATTTCAGATGTCGAGATGCTGGTAATAACCAGCTCAAAAGCACGATTTCATGAGCGAAGGAAAAAGTCTTACCTGCAGCTTTGCGAAATAATTTCAACATAAACAGTATCATCGCAATGATTACCACGAATCCAAGGATAATTCCGGGCAACCACATGTTTAAAGGAAACTGGAAAACGCGACTTCACAAAAAGCAACCGACGCGGCTAGTAACATTGAAAGGAATTACTTATTCATCGTCTACCGTTTCCGAGAAATTTCAcccccaacctcgttcccagggtccttcCTCAAGAAAGTACCCTGggtgcggctggtcacgtgtccaTGTATACAAATCAAATCCGCACCGAGGGTGGGTCtttgacttaattttgtcaaaggTAGAAAAATTTCTATCTAGAGGAGGGAGGAACTGTGTTTGTCCTTTCAAAATGTAGACTTCAAGTTGCGTTACGgatattattttgaaagttaaacAAGTGATTTGTGTGGAGGCGCTGTATTTAAGGAAAGATCTAGTGGCAGTGCTTCCAACAGGATATGGAAAATTGCTAGTTTTTCACGTTTTGCCacgattgttgaaggaaaggGATACAATACACACTTCTCGAAGTACGACTTGTAAGTCCGTAGTTTTAGTTGTTTCGCCCTTGAACGCCTTAATGTACGACCAATATTTCAAGCTTGAGAGAGAAAGCGGTGCAAGCAGCGATTTTGGGGGTGAAAGAGGCCGGATCGGACGAGGATGGCGATTC containing:
- the LOC138042578 gene encoding apolipoprotein L3-like: MWLPGIILGFVVIIAMILFMLKLFRKAAGQEGPTNANMAMWDGLNQEEMQQLVGEIQDVADNVHQMNVRIENTVKKLRTAADFLDKVWQDCKIASAVGTGANITGGVLTIAGGVATIMTAGLATPLLIAGGALGVSGSCANLGTTAVEESIKSSVVHEADEAVLNVNYAIENVKQRIRALKTGKSQARLVLLASLAIRMLGSSSSFS